Part of the Trypanosoma brucei gambiense DAL972 chromosome 6, complete sequence genome is shown below.
ACGGGAATGGGTGCAGCTGCCCCATCCTCCACTGACCTCATACCACCCACGTGCACGATGTATCCCCCTACATTGTACACCTTTCTCACATCAAATATAGCGTCCGGTGCGGCGACAATGCAGCCCGTGTCATATATTTGGCCACCAGCCTCGGCGTAAAAGTTTGTAACATCAAGTATAATACCGATATCCTCGGGGCCCATTTCAGAATCAGGAAGAAGCACGTCCACGAAGCTGCCACTTTTCTTGTCGAAAATGGCTTTCACCTCCGCCACATGCTTTTTCCACGTGTATTTGGCCGAATCATCCGTTGGGGAGACACCGCCAGCCTTAAGCTCTTCTAACTGGTGCACGTCAATGAAGGTCTTTGCCGCCGCCACGCGACCAGAGCTCAATTGGCTAGCCTTCATCGTGGCGTGAAAACCTTCAAGGTCGACACTCATGTTGGCCTTCTCCGCAAGAAGGCTGGTTAGGTCAACTGGAAAACCGTAGCGGTCGTGCAGTATAAAGGCATTTTCACCGCTGATGACATTGTTAACTGCCTCTGCCACAGCCTTGTTGAAGTGCTTTAGTCCAGTTTCCCATGTCCTAGCGAAGGATGTTTCTTCATCTGCCAGCACGCCTTTGATACGCTGCACCGTTCGCGGCTCTTGTATGTGTTTGAAGAATGGCCCAAGGGACGAGACGACCGAATCCACGAGTTGATGGAAGAAACCCACTTTCGCGCCAAGAAACTGAACTCCATAACGCACGGCACGCCGGATGATGCGACGCAACACAAAGCCCCTTCCGACTGAGTCCGGCATGGCACCATCTGCAAGAGCCACTGTGAGGCAGCGGATATGGTCTGCCACGGCCCGGTAGGCCACTGTGGCGTCGCACGTATCGTGGCGTACCTCCGCATAGGACTTCTCAAACCCAGTTACTTTCTGGATGGTGTCAAACAGAGGTGTCCACGCGTCTGTGTCATAATTCGAGTCTGCGCCTTGCAGTATAGATGTAAGCCTCTCTAACCCCATCCCAGTATCCACGTGCATCTTAGGAAGTGGAACAATAACACCACCTGCGCGACGCTCAAACTGCATGAAAACAAGGTTCCAAACTTCGAGAACCATGGGATCGTCTTTGTTAACCAAGTCGGCTGCATCTCGGCCTCCAATTCGGTCAAAATGGATCTCCGAGCACGGCCCGCATGGACCCACGTCCCCCATTTCCCAGAAGTTGTCCTTCGCATTTCCAGCGATGACGCGGCTGGCTGGAAGCAACTGCAGCCACAACTGTTTAGACTCTTCGTCAGCCTCTATGCCATTCGCGGGATCACCTTCGAAGTACGTCGCGTAAAGGCGATCTTTGGGAAGTTTGTACACCTCAGTGAGAAGTTCCCACGACCACAGTATTGCCTCCCGCTTAAAGTAATCACCAAAGGACCACGAGCCCAACATCTCAAAAAAGGTGTGGTGGTACGTGTCGCGGCCCACGTCGTCCAAGTCGTTGTGCTTGCCGCCTGCACGGATACACAGTTGCGAGTTGACAGCACGGGTGAGGCGACCAAAGTCTGTGTTGGGGTCTGCGGTACCAAGAAAAAGGTTCTTAAACTGGTTCATTCCCGCGTTGGTGAACAGTAACGTGGGGTCGTTGTGGGGGACCACCGCGCTGGATGGGACAAAAGTGTGACCCCGCTGCTCAAAAAAACTGACAAACTCCTGCCGCACCCGATTAACAGGCCATTCAGTCACCGCTTTTGTCATCCGTGTTAGTAATGTCAATTCTCGGTGCAACGTTGCGGTGCTTGGAATACCAacttgaaataaaaagaaagaaggaaagaaggcagAACGAACGAAGTAAATAGGAAGCGGAAATAAAGCAAGAACGACCAGTTAGAGGAGGAGCAAAGGCCACTAAACGCTTGCCAATGAACCTACATACTTCACTCCTTCCTAGCGCTGTAGAGGGCAATCAAACGGGGGAGGATGGTTGGGGAGGCAACTGCTGGCGAAAAGGAAGAATCAAATGGCGCTGAAGGCTAGACAAAGACGCCTCTCCTCAACCCCCAAAATTTTGACTCCCTTCTGCTTTTTCCAACTGAAGGAGCCCACCCCGGTCCAATTCTCCCctaagacacacacacacacacacacacacacacatacatatatatatatatatatatatatatatacatgtatacatGTATTGCTGTGCACTCATCTTAGAATACGATGCGGAGGCAACAGTAAACAACCACAGCACCTAAACCAACACCAACGGCCAATGCGCCCGACAGAGCAAATGCCACCCGCCCACCTGACTGTTGTTGCATCCAAGCAACCGTGTCGGCTACGGAGTGTTCCAATTCACTAAGGCTCTCCTCGTTATGTATCACACGATCGGCACGTTTGCACTTTTCCGATATGGGCATCTGTGCATTTATCCTTTGCAGTGCTTGCTCCCGCGTAAGCCCGTTACGTTTGGCCATTCGCTCAACCTGTTGCTCTTCACTACACGACACAACTACCACACGGTCAACGAGCCATGTGTAAATGTTGGATTCATAAAGAAGCGGTACATCGAGGACAACGAGGAGGGGCCCTTGTCCCCTAAGCTGCTGGCGCAAGCTCCGCCACCACAGACCAATAACCATCTTCATGGTTGCACGAAAAATGGGAAAATTCATAATTCGTGCGAGGGCACGACGCGCGCTGGGGTCACTGAAAATGATACTGCCGAGTGCACCACGGTTAACTTCGCCAGATTGTGGATCAACACAGTTAGGCCAGCGCCTTGCAATCTTCCGTGTGCACGGCATGAATGGGCGTTGTAGCTCACGCACTACAAGGTCCGAGTCTACGACAACAATGTGATGACTTTCTTTCAGCAGTAATGAAACGGTCGACTTTCCGCACGCGATCCCCCCGGTGAGACCGACGAGTAGCATGGCGACCCCCTCGATAGCGCTAGCATGTTTGAAAGGGAAAGCGCAAAGCACCCAAGCATGTGTGCAGCATTTGGTT
Proteins encoded:
- a CDS encoding dephospho-CoA kinase, putative, yielding MLLVGLTGGIACGKSTVSLLLKESHHIVVVDSDLVVRELQRPFMPCTRKIARRWPNCVDPQSGEVNRGALGSIIFSDPSARRALARIMNFPIFRATMKMVIGLWWRSLRQQLRGQGPLLVVLDVPLLYESNIYTWLVDRVVVVSCSEEQQVERMAKRNGLTREQALQRINAQMPISEKCKRADRVIHNEESLSELEHSVADTVAWMQQQSGGRVAFALSGALAVGVGLGAVVVYCCLRIVF
- a CDS encoding alanyl-tRNA synthetase, putative, which codes for MTKAVTEWPVNRVRQEFVSFFEQRGHTFVPSSAVVPHNDPTLLFTNAGMNQFKNLFLGTADPNTDFGRLTRAVNSQLCIRAGGKHNDLDDVGRDTYHHTFFEMLGSWSFGDYFKREAILWSWELLTEVYKLPKDRLYATYFEGDPANGIEADEESKQLWLQLLPASRVIAGNAKDNFWEMGDVGPCGPCSEIHFDRIGGRDAADLVNKDDPMVLEVWNLVFMQFERRAGGVIVPLPKMHVDTGMGLERLTSILQGADSNYDTDAWTPLFDTIQKVTGFEKSYAEVRHDTCDATVAYRAVADHIRCLTVALADGAMPDSVGRGFVLRRIIRRAVRYGVQFLGAKVGFFHQLVDSVVSSLGPFFKHIQEPRTVQRIKGVLADEETSFARTWETGLKHFNKAVAEAVNNVISGENAFILHDRYGFPVDLTSLLAEKANMSVDLEGFHATMKASQLSSGRVAAAKTFIDVHQLEELKAGGVSPTDDSAKYTWKKHVAEVKAIFDKKSGSFVDVLLPDSEMGPEDIGIILDVTNFYAEAGGQIYDTGCIVAAPDAIFDVRKVYNVGGYIVHVGGMRSVEDGAAAPIPVTASVELQVDYERRLPIAANHTSTHILNWCLRRVLEEEAKDNFMEVNQKGSLVTPEMLRFDFSYNNKVSLEDLIKVEKLINQIIQQGLEVYRKEIALDAASRIAGLRHMFGEKYPDPVSVISVGVPVEKLIAEPESEEWRAYSTEFCGGTHLSNTQDAQLAVILSEESLMKGIRRMVVATRDAARKAQEGGKALQQEYREIMSRPASDAVAKSLSVLNKKVGDSAIPLVVKNTLREEIDGSIKNVLGALKAQAAQMKEKATEAGRAAAEAYDASAGPLLVRHLTDTGADREALQAYADGFSKAVSGDVGLFLVGSDESKALALVSLPPAFVAKKLDAVSWAKTAVGKGGGKPSAAQSGFPAANTTQVLQKAEVEAAKMMAVLLN